acaaatctctgtacggtctcaaacaggcgccgagatattggtacaagagatttgattcctatatcatgaatcttggatacaacagactgagtgcagacccttatacatatttcaagaggtctggtgatgattatatcattttgctgttgtatgtggacgacatgttgatagcaggccccaacaaagatcatgtCCAatgattgaaggcacagttggccagggaatttgatatgaaggacttgggaccagcaaacaatattctagggatgcaagttcaccgagacagaagtaacaaaaagatttggctttcccggaaaaattatttgaaaaaagtcttgcaacgcttcaacatgcaagataacaagccaatatcgacccctcttcctgttaacttcaaattatcctccgagatgtgtcctagcagtgaagcagagaggatgaaCATGTCTCGAGTATCATATGCATTAGCAGTGGGAAGCTTGATGTTCgtcatgatctgtacaagaccggacattgctcaagcaatgGGAGCAgatagtcggtatatggcgaatcctggacgaggGCATttgagcactgttaagaggatccttagatacattaaaggtacctcgaatgctgcattatgttatggaggatcagaaTTTTCACTCAGGGattatgtcgattcagattatgcatgtgatcctgataagagaaaatatactactgattatgtgtttacAATTGCGaggggagcagtaagctgggtttcaaaactgcagacagttgtggcgttatctacaacagaggcagaatatatGGCAGATACTCAAggttgcaaggaggcaatatggattaaaaggttattgcaGGAGATcggacacaaacaagagaatgttcctttgttttgtgatagTCAGAGTGCATTGCACATCGCAAAAAATCCAgtctttcattccaggactaaacacattggagtacaatttcactttgtgcgggaAGTAGTACAAGAAGGAAGTGTGGATATGCAAAAGATTCCTACAaaagataacatagctgattttctgaccaagccagtgaacactgaaaagtttgagtggtgtagatcctcaagtgttctagcagaaacgtaagcagcaggtaatggcaagattgaaaggatgtgtgaaGATGTgcttgattctcaatcaaatcttcaagtgggagaaatgtcggcaagTCAACAAAGGTGGGCAGCTGAATTTTAAACGTGGTGATTGACAATTGATTTGTCAAAGTTGGTGCAGCAGAAGGAAATTCAGACTGAAATATGAATACGCGTTTTTAACGTGTATTCACACTTacaaggggctctataaatagagctcccccttcattctgaaatcatcacttcttcgagttttctctcatcttataagcatttgagtgcttagttctataatatttgtgaggtattttgttctcctgtattaagagagtatGTGTTCTCTTTgtaaacacagtgagtgagttgtacaccacaaaatattatgtggaaatcttttcatcttggccgtggtttttaccctaataatttttaggaattttccacgtaaatctccatgtttagtttattttttattttcgaattttattatctcaaattttgcAAGTGGAATCAACAACGATGATCAAGACATATATGAAGCCGCGAATAGAATTCGAGAAGAGAGATGGACAGGACAAAGCAGGCCCGCCCGTCGCATCCCTAACCTCTAGCTATCCAAGATAATTTTCAGTTTTCTACGGCGTTAGCCTGAAAATTATGCAGGCAAGGCTTTTCATTTTCCGATTCCGATGGTACGAGAAGACAAAATCACAGTGCAACACCAAGAGCATCGTCTTGGCCTTTTGAAATGATCGAAATAAGGGTGTGTAAGAATCGGACATGCAGAAATTAAGGCTCGTTGGATGCGTTGCAGGTGCTTTCAGGAATTGCCTCTCCGTCTGTTGTGGTGAACCCTTGCGGGTGTCTGGGGAAGTGCGGGATGTGCCCGAATATCGTAATCTTGCCGGAGGGAGTTTTTGTTGGGCACAGCAGGATCCCCGAGTAGGCGGCGAAAACGATGTACTATGTTTGCGGGATTGGCGATGATGAGGTGGATAGTAGCGTGAACAAGTGTTTAGAAGCTTTGGCGTTGAGGAAGAGAGCGGAGGCTGAGATGGAACGGGGCGATTTCTATCAGGCTCATACTTTGCTCACACAGGTTCCATTTATAGCACACATGTATTGCTTTGTACAAGTTGGGATTTTCTTTGGTATGAAGATTAAAACTTTATCTGTTTTGCAACATGATGCTTGTTCTACGGTCCTTGATACTCCTACGTTTAAATTTGCAAATATAATAACTAAGGAATGAGGGTGGACTGTCTATTCGAGTAAGATAAGTAAGATAAGTTTATGATGTATTAACAGCTCAAATTTTCTAGTTGGTTGGTTCTTGGTTCTGTGTCATTGTCACAATCAATGGTGTATTTCCTTTCGAAAATACAGACTGAAAAttcaaacatatatatgtttgaaAATCAATGGTTGATTTGATAATAAATTTTCGGTGCTGGAGTTGGTGGAATAAACAAAGATGATATGTCACTGCTCAATAAACTGCTGTGCTGATATCACAGTTGGCAAGTCTGTGATATGATACTCTCTTTTCATAACTAATTGCTTGTATGTTTTGTTTTGGTGATACACACTTGATATAGAACCTTAAGTTTGTGTGGGGATATGTTTTTCTGTTATCATTGGTTTTTATAGGATTATAAAGTGAATACTTAGGCTGTAGATCTATTTGATGGTTCCCATGTCCTTTACAAGAACAGGTATGTGTAGCTTTCATTTCGATCCAAAGAATGATggaaaatatatcattttcgGAAATGCTTTTATTGGCATCATTGTTGCAGCCAACGAGTTCCATCAGAAGAGCTTTAAATTCAAACACcttgtttttcttattttcgattGATTCCTGCATCATGACGTTAACCTGTTGAAACTTACTACACATTTCAACTTACTGGAAGAGTATTTTGAATGCATTAGAAAACTCATATGACAATGTGTTCTTCTCCAGGTCTGCAGCAAGGCTGGCAACAGGAGAAAAATCTGGAGCACTTGAGGATGCTGAAGAGGCTTCGACTCTTGCATCCCACTACCCTCAGGTTTGTGTAAATTTTAAAGATATTATCAGAGTTGAGTAATCATTGCTTCAGTTTCGAAATTTCCATCAGGATCTCACTGCCTGTATTTCTTTGCTGTACCCATTGAAAATGTCGAACTTAACAATTTTCTGCTGCTGCGCTGATTGATGGAATTTACCCAAAAAAATTCCTGCATTACCTTGTCTTAACAGCTCCTCGAGAAAAGAACGGCAAGAAATTTACTCGATTTTATCACCCTCAATTTTCTACC
This sequence is a window from Primulina tabacum isolate GXHZ01 chromosome 17, ASM2559414v2, whole genome shotgun sequence. Protein-coding genes within it:
- the LOC142531113 gene encoding uncharacterized protein LOC142531113 translates to MYYVCGIGDDEVDSSVNKCLEALALRKRAEAEMERGDFYQAHTLLTQVPFIAHMYCFVQVGIFFGLQQGWQQEKNLEHLRMLKRLRLLHPTTLRFYAAEESYSIA